The sequence below is a genomic window from Humulus lupulus chromosome 3, drHumLupu1.1, whole genome shotgun sequence.
CAAGATTATTTGCTAATTGGTGCATTCTTTCACCTATTTCTTCGTTTGGTAAATTGATATCTTCAATAATTCTAAAATTTCGAGAAAATCtatccataaatatgtcatatttatcCTCGATTGGTAAACTTTAGTCAAATGAAACCTCATTTCATGCCATCTTTAAACTTGGTTCTACTAGTGGTAATTTGCTTGAGTGCATGAGAGCTATAAATTTCTCATATGATTTCAGTAGGGTTGCATGATTGGAAATGATCTTTTCTATTTCTTTGTGGATCTAGTTCTTCTTATTTCCTTAACTACCCTAATAACAATTGGGTCATGGTGCTAGATTatgaaaataaatcataaaagaaaaaaaaaacatcatttCACATATACAAAACATGTCTAAAATAAAGTATACTTCCTTGGTAGCAAGTTGGTCCTTTGGAACTGTCATGTGTATTTCGTGAGAACGTTCATGACTGATATAGTCGTGGCTCTGATATCACTTGTAATTCCCTAACTTCTCATAATAATGTCGAGAACACAGCGTTAGATCATAAAATATTAatgtttatcttttatttaaaaataatataaagcaAAAGGGATCCCAGTTTTTACAAATGAAAATATGGTTTTTGacaaaattaaatacaaaaacattcaataaaagaaataaaaatacttAAAGGAAATGCATCATAAACAAAAATCATAGGCCCTAAATATTTCCAGCGGCTACATGGTCCTCACGAATACACCACCACAACTATTCAGGTCCTACTCACCATCGGCCATTCTATCCTTAATTCCCTTGATCTACACAATTATATCATAAAGAGTGAGCATCTAATATCAGGAAGGAaaatgcatgcaagcaagtcatATAATCATAGAATACATATCATCATAAGTACATACAAGATTTCATAACAATACTATTCTATCAAGATAACTAATCATATAAAATATTCTAGGACATAATCATACACAATTGGTCTTATTCATATAGTTCATAATAGATAAATTACAAGTCAGGCAAGAGAAAGAATAAGTCCTTATAAAAAGTTGGCAATCAAGCCCCGGACATCGCTTAGGTCCGTCATATAGTTTTTGGCATTGGAGCCTaccagacatcacttaggtccgtcatacaatTCTAAACATTACTAGGTCCAGCCACAATTATCTccttgtacctgaaatgttagggtcatataAATCAGTAAATGTTATAAACTAATTCTATCTAATTTTCGTTACCTTGGGTGTGGAAAAAGAGATTGATTTGCTAGTAAAATTCGCCCAATTAATATAGTAtctaattttagtcttttatgttatatatatatatatatataacataaaagactaaaattagaTACTATAATAACAATCAAACATTCAAAAATTCTAAACCTTATAAAAGTCATACCTTCACCCTAAAATGAAATCTCAAGACTTCCAAAATTTCGAGCCTCCACAAAAATGTCTATCCTCAACAACAATATTTAGAGTTTGATATTTGGGTATTTAGGATATAACAAGGATTGGGAGGCTTGGTGTATTTCAGCTATGTAGTGATTGTATAATGGCAATAGTGTTTGAGGCTTtatagaaaaatagaagaaaaataattttgattactACAAATGCTATAGTGGTTTCGGCTATATAGTTTTTTATGGAGCAAGAAGATGGATATTTGGGAGATAGAATTTTCAAAAATTGAGAGCACTAGAATGCTTTTTGAGTGTGAGAATATGGTGAGGGAAaatgctctatttataggcttccaACTCAACTCCTTTCCTTAAACTTCTTCACCTCCATTCAACTAGTTTTCGAAATTCAAATATCCCTCCCACTCTAAGGTTTCAGCCATCACTAGTGCTTACCCATTCCAAGTGCTACAAACTCTCACTTGTTGCCACTCATACTCATCTACAACCATAAGTAGTCAAAGTCTTCTCTTGTTTCTCCAAGAACTTCTCCCATGCCTACACATATACTCTTTCAAATTCAAAACTCTTCAACAAGTTTCAACTATCATCAACTTAGTCACTTAGTTCTAGCTTAGAAGGGCACATATTCTTTGAGTTTAAAATTGAGTCAAGTCATAACCTATTCCTATGGTTCACGCCACCTAGTGTGTTGTTCAACCAAGTGAGACTTGGTTCTTCAATCAAAGTTTCGTTTCTTATTTAATTAACTCATGTAAAGTTCCACCTATATAATCTATAGTGAATTTCGGCCAACGTAGAGAAATTCAAACATTATGTAATGCCGCATACACACAAGTTAAATCACCATGTAACATGTGTACTTATCCTTTATAAATTTCTATTTCCTAAAATAAATACTATATACTTATCTTGATCATATGCCAACACTTTATAAATACTAAccatattaattataattatttactaAGTCATAGAAAtcatatcttaaaataaattattataaaacaaTCTTTCTAATTCTACCACTCAAGTTATAAactataaatcataaaaaaaaactaaggtCATAATTAAGGAGCTTATAAAATAATAACATTGGGTATTACATGCGAATCCAAGACATTACTTGAGAACATTATCATTAGTTAaagtttacaatttttttttgaaccatatatataattgtaatcaaataattaattaatatattttactttatattttttgcagctaacaagtacaccatatacagaggcacaaattgatgagttgcgacaagaatgagcAACATATGTgttaccgataatccaaagttaccaaCCTTGTTATCAGGTTTTATTACGTACGTTTTACCGCCTCTTCTTCATATAtagtgcaatatttgttaattttgcatATGCCTAATAAATATTGCTTATCTTTTAAAACAATATTctaaattttcattaatgaaaaaTTGCaatttcattttaattaattatactaattataatttaatcaaatatatcaatttcaatttaattaattatactaattataatttaatcaaatatatcaatttcaatttaattaattatattaattttaatttaattaattattaaatcagattcattttaattaattattaaatcaatttaaattaatattaaatcaattttaatttaattaatttgtttttaaaaaaaattgggagaCTTTTCAATATCTGGGAGAAGTGAGATATCtctcacgtctcccaatgggagacattaaAGACatgagagacatcccacgtctcccagtgaaAGACATTGAAGTCCACGTTTTTTGATACCtttcaacgtctcccattgggagacgtgagatgtctcgcacctctcccaatgggagacgagAGATGTGCACCTACAACGACTCCACTTATGATGTCTCCCACAGCGGAAGACATTGTAGATttttaatgtctcccaaataaaatcataaaactcttatattgttgtagtgaccacatatggtagtttgtgatttaaaagattatcatattattatttaaaacaaacataaataatgttttgatttaaattttcttttaatatgttcatgtcgttcttttatatataatattgtatatttatttaaagtttatatgacaatcataaaaatttaataaaaataattaataaattttataaataaaactaaacaaacgtgcattgcaaGTTTCTTGTACCTAGTATATTTTTAAACATGCCTTTCAGAGTTTTAGTATAAAGAAAATCTAAAGTATTATTTTTGAAATACCAAGTTTATTTTTATTACATACAAAGATAAAAACAACTTACATTTTGTAACTATATACAATATTAGTACGACTTTCGAAAGTTCTCGTAGAATTAATTGACTTTAGGAGATTGTTTGTCAAATTCTTTAATTTTAAGAAGTTTTAATACTAGAAAGCTGAATAATAGTAATAATTTTGGGCAATACTAGAAAAAATTCTTATAAAAAATGCAAGACAAATTGTataaaaaataacaaacaattatgaaaataaaatataatttaatgaaAATGCAGAGCAAATCATTATACTGGGATATGTTTTCTTAGGCCATAAATTTGAGAGTGAAATTTGAAAAAAAGGACTTTGAATAATGCTATGAATGGGACACCACACACAAATGTAGATAGCCCCATACTATTAAATGATCATATGGGATATTTGAGATTTTTATTAGTGTGGTACTGAGCATCACAAATCTCTTTAGCATTAATTATAAGAATTACTCAAAATTGGATGTGGCCCATTGGTTAATTAGTAACCACTTGCATTTTACcacgtttttttaaaaaaaaaaaaatctactacCTTACAGTATACTTATACTTCACTCATAAAAGAGGTATAAGGAGACATGAACACCACAGTAATATTTATGGATCTGGTAGATATGTAAATAAATTATCATGTGTGTACATATCATTACTACTCTATatgtttatattaatatattacttGTGATATTGAGCTTTATGGTGATAAGAGTAGTGAAGAGTGTGGATAAATGATAGCTAGGTGTGTGAATGGAAAATAGATATTGATGCgtacttcagaaatttgatttagaaaataagtgcttttgttggttataaAAATCTGATTTTGTATGCTGGATAGGTGTATAATTttgtataaaataaaaaagaaatagtaGAATAGAAGCGAAGCGATTGGACTTTATTTAATAAATAGGCACAGCTAAGCCTATTAATTTCAGCTCAACTGCATGCCACTCCCAAATTCTCTTTAAAATCAGCTCAACTCAACTCAAATCTACCCACCTATTCACTACTACAACTACTCTTCTTATGCAATCCACATAATATAACATACATTATTTCTTCCTTTGTGGATCCAAAAGTACCAAAAACGGATGGCCGATTCCAACACTACTACTAATCATGAGCAGCACACCAATCAGGTTGATCATCAGATGatgactactactgctactactgaaAACGAAGAAGAAAAAGTGGTAGTAAAAGTAGTTGAAATGAGTGAGATTGAGAAGAGCAAAGTGGGCATAATGAGGGCTCTCGTCCACCCACAAGATCGTTGGAATTCGAAGGAAGTGGGTGATGATTTGATGCTTCGAAGATTCCTTCGAGCTCGAGACATGGATGTGGAGAAGGCCTCACACATGTTCCTCAAGTACCTGAGCTGGAGGCACTCCTTCATGCCCCCCAATGGTGGCTGCTTCTCCCACTCAGATTTTCCCATTGACATCGCTCACAACAAGGTCTTTATGCAAGGCCACGACAAACAAGGACGCCCTATTGTCCTCGTCTATGGTGGCAGGCATAAGCCCCACAACGTCGATGATCTCAAacgtaatatatataaatatatacctaATTAATTaccttaattaattattattcctAATCAAATCTTTAATTAATTACCTTGTTAATTTTATGATCGTCAGGTTTTGTTGTCTATGCCCTTGAAAAAATATGTGCCAGGTAGGTCGTATATTGTGTCTCCCCTCTAGATCTCTTTTGGTTAATTAATAGGATCAAAATTGAGAAGAATAGAAGGCAAAATGAGTACTGATCAATATTCACTCTCTACCTGTCTt
It includes:
- the LOC133822491 gene encoding uncharacterized protein LOC133822491, whose amino-acid sequence is MADSNTTTNHEQHTNQVDHQMMTTTATTENEEEKVVVKVVEMSEIEKSKVGIMRALVHPQDRWNSKEVGDDLMLRRFLRARDMDVEKASHMFLKYLSWRHSFMPPNGGCFSHSDFPIDIAHNKVFMQGHDKQGRPIVLVYGGRHKPHNVDDLKRFVVYALEKICARMQGGHEMFVAIGDLQGWGFANCDIRGYLAGLSILQDCYPERLGKLFLVHVPYIFMTAWKMVYPFIDKNTKKKIVFVDNKKLKATLLNDIDEEQLPEIYGGKLSLVPTQDC